A portion of the Lolium rigidum isolate FL_2022 chromosome 1, APGP_CSIRO_Lrig_0.1, whole genome shotgun sequence genome contains these proteins:
- the LOC124705964 gene encoding purple acid phosphatase 2-like, whose protein sequence is MEVVNWVSGAAVACAVLLLTTTCHAGQTSEYRRQLEQAMDMPLDADVFRAPAGCNTPQQVHITQGDHDGKAMIISWVTTIEPGSSTVLYGTSEDNLNHSAKGKLTQYTFYNYTSGYIHHCTIKKLKFDTKYYYAVGTKETMRKFWFRTPPKSGPDVPYTFGLIGDLGQSFDSNVTLAHYESNSKAQAVLFVGDLTYADNYPYNDNVRWDTWGRFVERNLAYQPWIWTAGNHDIDFAPELGETKPFKPYSQRYPTPYKASGSTAPYWYSIKRASAYIIVLASYSAYGKHTPQYTWLRAEFAKVNRSETPWLIVLMHAPLYNSYYYHYMEGESMRVLYEPWFVKYKVDLVFAGHVHAYERTHRISNIAYNVMNGLCTPVRDQSAPVYITIGDGGNQGGLATNMSEPQPAYSAFREASFGHAILDIKNRTHAYYAWHRNQDGTAVAAESRWFTNRYWMPTDDSFDDPQ, encoded by the exons ATGGAGGTGGTGAATTGGGTCAGCGGGGCGGCGGTTGCCTGCGCGGTCCTTCTGCTTACCACCACATGCCATGCCGGCCAGACCAGCGAGTATCGGCGGCAGCTCGAACAGGCCATGGACATGCCGCTCGACGCTGACGTCTTCCGCGCTCCGGCCGGCTGCAATACGCCGCAGCAG GTTCATATCACACAAGGAGACCATGATGGCAAAGCCATGATAATCTCATGGGTGACGACAATAGAGCCTGGATCAAGCACAGTGCTTTACGGGACTTCAGAAGATAACCTCAACCATTCTGCAAAGGGGAAGTTAACTCAGTATACGTTCTACAACTATACCTCAGGATACATTCATCATTGTACAATAAAGAAGTTGAAG TTTGACACAAAGTATTATTATGCTGTTGGGACCAAAGAGACAATGAGGAAATTTTGGTTCAGGACTCCTCCGAAAAGTGGCCCAGATGTTCCATATACATTTGGTCTGATAG GTGATCTTGGTCAGAGTTTCGACTCAAATGTCACTCTCGCTCATTACGAGTCCAATTCAAAAGCCCAGGCAGTGCTTTTTGTTGGGGACCTGACATACGCAGATAATTACCCATACAATGATAATGTAAGGTGGGATACATGGGGAAGATTTGTAGAGCGGAATCTTGCATACCAGCCTTGGATCTGGACAGCTGGAAACCATGACATAGATTTTGCTCCTGAACTT GGCGAAACAAAGCCATTCAAGCCATACAGCCAGAGGTACCCCACCCCTTATAAGGCCTCTGGTAGCACAGCACCTTACTGGTATTCCATCAAAAGAGCTTCTGCTTATATCATTGTCCTGGCATCATACTCTGCATATG GAAAACATACTCCTCAGTACACGTGGCTTCGAGCGGAGTTCGCCAAGGTCAACAGGAGCGAAACGCCATGGTTGATTGTTCTGATGCACGCTCCATTGTACAACAGCTACTACTACCACTATATGGAAGGTGAAAGCATGAGGGTGTTGTacgagccatggtttgtgaagtaCAAAGTTGATCTTGTGTTTGCAGGGCATGTCCATGCCTATGAACGGACA CATAGGATATCAAATATCGCATACAACGTTATGAATGGCCTGTGCACCCCGGTCCGAGACCAGTCTGCACCCGTCTACATAACCATCGGTGATGGAGGAAACCAGGGAGGGCTGGCCACCAA CATGTCGGAACCGCAGCCAGCCTACTCGGCGTTCAGGGAGGCAAGCTTCGGGCATGCCATCCTGGACATCAAGAACCGGACGCACGCATACTACGCGTGGCACCGCAACCAGGACGGCACCGCCGTTGCGGCCGAATCCCGTTGGTTCACCAACAGGTACTGGATGCCCACGGATGATTCCTTCGACGATCCCCAGTGA